A genomic window from Streptomyces brevispora includes:
- a CDS encoding LacI family DNA-binding transcriptional regulator, translated as MTRRLAQVAQKVGVSEATVSRVLNGKPGVSDATRQAVLSALDVLGYERPTQLRGERARLVGLVLPELQNPIFPAFAEVVGGALAQQGLTPVLCTQTKGGVSEADYVELLLQQQVSGVVFAGGLYAQADAPHDHYRVLADRKIPVVLINAAIDHLGFPGVSCDDSVAVEQAWRHLVSLGHERIGLVLGPSDHMPSQRKLAAARVLAEESGTTIPDEWVARAMYSLEGGQAAAMRLLDEGVTGFICASDVLALGAVRAARRRGLSVPADVSVVGYDDSAFMNCTEPPLTTVRQPIEAMGRAAVELLCVQIGGRTVPSDELLFEPELVVRGSTAQPPRNVSR; from the coding sequence ATGACGCGACGACTTGCTCAGGTGGCACAGAAGGTTGGGGTCAGTGAGGCCACGGTCAGCCGGGTACTCAACGGCAAGCCGGGAGTCTCCGACGCCACGCGGCAGGCCGTCCTGTCCGCGCTGGACGTCCTCGGATACGAGCGCCCGACCCAGTTGCGCGGCGAGCGGGCCAGGCTGGTCGGCCTGGTCCTGCCCGAGCTGCAGAACCCCATCTTCCCCGCCTTCGCCGAGGTGGTCGGCGGCGCGCTCGCCCAGCAGGGGCTGACCCCCGTGCTGTGCACCCAGACCAAGGGGGGCGTCTCGGAGGCGGACTACGTCGAGCTGCTCCTCCAGCAGCAGGTCTCGGGCGTCGTCTTCGCCGGTGGTCTCTACGCCCAGGCCGATGCCCCGCACGACCACTACAGGGTGCTCGCCGACCGTAAGATCCCCGTCGTCCTGATCAACGCGGCCATCGACCATCTCGGTTTCCCGGGCGTCTCCTGTGATGATTCCGTCGCCGTCGAGCAGGCCTGGCGCCATCTGGTCTCGCTGGGTCACGAGCGCATCGGCCTGGTGCTCGGCCCTTCGGACCACATGCCCTCGCAGCGCAAACTGGCCGCCGCCCGGGTGCTCGCCGAGGAGTCCGGCACGACCATCCCCGACGAGTGGGTGGCGCGGGCGATGTACTCGCTGGAGGGCGGTCAGGCGGCCGCCATGCGGCTGCTGGACGAAGGGGTCACGGGGTTCATCTGCGCCAGTGACGTGCTGGCTCTGGGAGCGGTGCGTGCGGCGCGCCGCCGCGGTCTCTCGGTGCCCGCCGACGTCTCCGTCGTCGGGTACGACGACTCGGCGTTCATGAACTGCACCGAGCCGCCCCTGACCACTGTCCGTCAGCCGATCGAGGCCATGGGCCGTGCAGCCGTCGAGCTGCTGTGTGTGCAGATCGGAGGGCGCACCGTGCCGTCCGACGAGCTGCTCTTCGAGCCCGAATTGGTGGTGCGCGGCTCCACGGCCCAGCCTCCGCGCAATGTTTCCCGCTGA